A region of Antedon mediterranea chromosome 8, ecAntMedi1.1, whole genome shotgun sequence DNA encodes the following proteins:
- the LOC140057806 gene encoding sodium-coupled monocarboxylate transporter 1-like: MTKHTNEFKVWDYIVFSLMLCVSAGIGVYHALCGGRQKTSKEYLMADRQMGALPVGLSLLASFMSAITVLGTPADVYVHGTMFWWFGLTYFFVCFAAAHLFLPVFYKLQLTSAYEYIERRFNRVVRLCGTFTFFAQMLLYLGIVIYAPALALNQVTGFTLWGAVWACGIVCTFYCTIGGLKAVIWTDVFQVTVMIAGFLAVIIKGSVDLGGFGNIWEFSQEGGRIEFDEFGADPRIRHSFWSILIGGFFTWVAIYGVNQSQVQRYLSCKSMKDAQIALYINAFGLFTIVSLATMCGLVMYAVYRDCDPYTAGYVKQTDQLMPYLVMDILADFPGIPGLFVAAMFSGALSTVSSGLNSLAAVLGEDVIKPFFNPSEEKYTQISKVVVCSFGLLSIGMAYVASQLGDVLQAALSIFGMIGGPLLGVFMLGMFFPWTNSIGAIVGLFSGLGFSFWVGVGAQFYPPYTKWLGNKPISVALCNDTITTISPFDTTMIPTTPEPYTNLAETWYSMSYLYYSAVAVLSTLFFGLVTSFITGAQDPSELDPGLISPVFDIMCCCLPKKWRQTLHCGVPPEEDDDSVQEMTMQTGYYNKTMMETKGVQADFDDDGYINGHVMVVTSQSNEEPKMKEEQTGI, translated from the exons ATGACGAAGCATACGAATGAATTCAAAGTTTGGGATTATATAGTATTTTCCTTAATGTTATGTGTGTCTGCTGGCATTGGAGTTTACCATGCATTGTGTGGAGGACGACAGAAAACATCCAAGGAATACCTGATGGCAGATAGACAGATGGGAGCTCTGCCAGTTGGTCTTTCGCTCTTAGCTAGCTTTATGTCTGCTATTACCGTTCTTGGTACCCCTGCTGACGTGTATGTCCACGGGACCATGTTCTGGTGGTTTGGTCTGACGTATTTCTTCGTCTGTTTTGCCGCTGCGCATCTCTTTCTTCCCGTTTTTTACAAACTTCAACTCACAAGCGCGTACGAG tACATTGAAAGGCGTTTTAATCGAGTCGTCAGACTGTGTGGTACGTTCACTTTCTTCGCTCAAATG ttgCTGTATCTTGGGATCGTTATTTATGCTCCTGCTTTGGCGCTGAATCAAG TAACTGGATTTACACTATGGGGCGCCGTTTGGGCTTGTGGTATTGTCTGCACGTTCTATTGCACAATA GGTGGCTTAAAAGCTGTAATATGGACTGACGTGTTCCAGGTGACAGTAATGATAGCTGGTTTCCTGGCGGTAATCATCAAAGGATCGGTAGACTTGGGAGGATTCGGTAACATTTGGGAATTTTCTCAAGAAGGTGGACGAATTGAATTTGATGA ATTTGGTGCGGACCCTCGTATACGTCACTCGTTTTGGTCGATTTTAATTGGAGGATTTTTCACGTGGGTCGCCATATATGGAGTAAACCAATCACAAGTTCAACGCTATCTGAGTTGTAAAAGTATGAAAGATGCTCAAAT AGCGTTGTATATAAACGCTTTCGGTTTATTTACTATTGTATCATTAGCTACTATGTGTGGGTTAGTGATGTACGCAGTTTACAGAGATTGTGACCCGTACACAGCAGGTTATGTCAAACAAACGGATCAG CTGATGCCGTACCTTGTAATGGACATTCTTGCGGATTTCCCCGGCATACCGGGACTTTTCGTTGCTGCAATGTTCAGCGGTGCTTTAAG TACAGTGTCTTCTGGACTGAATTCATTAGCCGCTGTTTTGGGTGAAGACGTaattaaaccattttttaaCCCCTCCGAGGAAAAGTATACACAGATTAGTAAAGTAGTAG TGTGTTCGTTTGGGTTGCTGTCGATTGGTATGGCTTACGTCGCGTCTCAACTTGGTGACGTTCTTCAAGCTGCACTTAGTATATTTGGAATGATTGGCGGTCCGTTATTGGGGGTTTTTATGCTAGGAATGTTCTTTCCTTGGACCAACTCAATC GGTGCAATCGTTGGATTATTTTCCGGATTGGGTTTTTCGTTTTGGGTTGGAGTTGGCGCTCAATTCTACCCACCATATACTAAATGGCTTGGTAATAAACCAATCTCTGTAGCCCTCTGTAACGATACTATTACAACAATATCACCATTTGATACAACAATGATACCAACTACGCCAGAACCAta CACAAATCTAGCTGAAACGTGGTATTCTATGAGTTACCTATATTATAGCGCTGTGGCTGTTTTATCAACTCTATTCTTTGGCTTAGTAACGAGTTTCATAACAG GAGCACAAGATCCAAGCGAACTAGACCCTGGCCTGATATCACCAGTCTTCGATATCATGTGTTGTTGTCTGCCTAAAAAATGGCGGCAAACATTACATTGTGGTGTTCCACCAGAAGAGGACGATGACAGTGTCCAG GAAATGACAATGCAAACCGGATATTACAACAAAACGATGATGGAAACGAAAGGTGTTCAGGCAGACTTTGACGATGATGGTTACATTAACGGACACGTTATGGTTGTGACGTCACAATCAAACGAG GAACCAAAGATGAAGGAAGAACAGACAGGCATTTGA
- the LOC140056803 gene encoding TBC1 domain family member 23-like: MADEAGCEVLEDTSWHQDLEDALAECCDFGALRNICKGRQIPDHYVAESWKICLNVAKKGDSLATFDGIFDLEDQDQLRIDCKEFVDKFDNTQAEKLSLASDIESVVTFYCKSKNVKYDKKNGWLEILSPFVALKMDKCDLYNCFYAVMTRFVPRDRSSYKKCFHLFRLLLMYHEPELCNFLDTKRISPESYTKKWFASVFAGNCDADVVQSMWNVYFLQADPFLIFFLGLVILVNAKDHIFTLSGEGNQVIIDSLANFPDQLEAEDVDDFCSLAQYYASKTPQSFRRDYQSMFGGTNTKDRTNNLSHELCLQVNVSELVQSTSQASADSVTYFVVDCRPAEQYNSGHLPTAFHLDANLMLQQPSEFASAVKALSAAQQQAVDAGSDAAGEHLCFMGSGREEEDQYVHMVVANFLQKKSQYVSIASGGFDALHKLLEKELATGLTGHSITTCIVCRPEMAQSEEELCEDMSQPTLAVKGAAFMGKLTSTLKSKSATVKDKMIDFIKNEVSQEDRHVSSEVVGKRYKASKMQPVFTIADDDDDNDGSSSNLSDDDRREVVNIETWLKKPEVKYKFKCQEVRDNGFMSPCNLLTTDTHMYILRDIPDRKGFAHITARRALASVAKITSKKRCPELITFKYGFLENDVLKLVSYDRLFITNAGEATKLIKQQIMTVIDSQ; the protein is encoded by the exons ATGGCAGACGAAGCTGGTTGCGAAGTGTTGGAAGACACAAGTTG GCATCAAGACCTGGAAGATGCCCTTGCAGAATGTTGTGACTTTGGAGCTTTGAGAAACATCTGCAAAGGAAGACAGATTCCTGACCACTACGTTGCAGAATCATGGAAA aTATGTTTAAATGTTGCCAAAAAAGGTGACAGCCTGGCAACCTTTGATGGAATTTTTGATCTTGAAGATCAGGACCAACTACGTATTGATTGTAAAGAATTTGTAG ataaaTTTGACAATACACAAGCTGAGAAATTGTCTTTAGCTAGTGACATTGAATCTGTAGTTACATTTTACTGTAAGTCAAAAAATGTCAAATATGATAAAAAGAACGGTTGGTTAGAGATTCTGTCACCGTTTGTAGCTTTGAAGATGGACAAATGTGATCTGTACAACTGTTTCTATGCTGTTATGACACGATTCGTACCAAG gGATAGAAGTTCTTATAAAAAGTGTTTTCATCTTTTCCGTCTTTTACTCATGTATCATGAACCGGAGTTGTGCAATTTTCTAGATACAAAACGCATCTCACCAGAAAGTTACACAAAGAAATGG TTTGCGTCCGTATTTGCTGGTAACTGTGATGCTGACGTCGTACAGTCCATGTGGAATGTCTACTTCCTTCAAGCCGACCCTTTCTTAATCTTTTTTCTTGGATTAGTAATTTTAGTCAATGCTAA agaCCACATCTTTACATTAAGTGGTGAAGGCAATCAAGTTATTATTGACAGTTTAGCTAATTTTCCCGATCAACTTGAAGCTGAAGATGTTGATGATTTTTGTTCATTAGCTCAGTACTATGCCTCAAAAACACCTCAGTCATTCAGAAGG GATTACCAGTCAATGTTTGGTGGCACAAACACTAAAGATAGGACAAATAACCTGTCTCATgaattatgtttacaagttAATGTATCAGAATTAGTGCAGTCAACATCACAGGCTTCT GCTGACAGTGTtacatattttgttgttgattgtCGACCTGCTGAGCAATACAACAGTGGGCATCTACCAACTGCTTTTCACCTTGATGCAAACCTT ATGTTACAGCAGCCATCAGAGTTTGCAAGTGCGGTCAAAGCTCTCTCAGCAGCTCAGCAGCAAGCTGTGGATGCAGGGTCTGATGCAGCTGGTGAACATCTCTGCTTCATGGGCAGTGGCAGAGAAGAAGAGGACCAATATGTACACATGGTTGTTGCCAATTTCCTTCAG AAAAAGAGTCAATATGTAAGCATAGCATCTGGAGGGTTTGATGCTTTACATAAATTACTTGAAAAAGAACTTGCTACAGGGTTAACAGGTCATTCTATTACCACTTGTATAGTGTGTAGACCAGAGATGGCGCAATCAGAGGAAGAACTA TGTGAAGATATGTCTCAGCCGACGTTAGCCGTGAAGGGTGCAGCGTTTATGGGTAAACTAACGTCAACACTAAAGAGTAAATCAGCAACAGTCAAAGATAAAATGattgactttattaaaaatgaagtCTCACAAGAAGACAG ACATGTTAGTAGTGAGGTTGTAGGCAAAAGATACAAAGCAAGTAAAATGCAACCAGTCTTTACTATtgcagatgatgatgatgacaatg aTGGAAGTTCATCAAATCTTTCCGATGATGACAGAAGAGAAGTTGTAAACATTGAAACGTGGCTTAAGAAGCCAGAGGTCAAATACAAGTTCAAATGTCAAGAGGTCAGAGACAATGGATTCATGAGCCCTTG CAATCTACTCACCACTGATACTCACATGTATATTCTACGAGACATACCTGATCGCAAAGGATTTGCACATATAACAGCAAGACGGGCGCTTGCAAGTGTCGCTAAGATCACGTCTAAGAAGCGTTGTCCGGAACTTATCACTTTTAAGTATGGTTTCTTAGAGAATGACGTCCTGAAATTGGTCAGTTACGATAGACTTTTTATAACAAATGCTGGTGAAGCTACTAAATTAATCAAACAGCAGATTATGACAGTAATAGATTCACAATAA